Proteins from a genomic interval of Methanobacteriaceae archaeon:
- a CDS encoding SseB family protein yields MTNHKHLRTVIEDIYSNENQLTEELTARLIHEFRYSNLYIPAKRENDTLNFIIYEDEGSKLTPLFTDMDEFRKFYKNDENIQVLQNPFELYQNVLKTTDIDGYVLNPSTEKYLFKKEFILAIKNIPKTNFYTTNPYSQEELLSLKKSVDNTDLESFIGDRSYVGDYESLFEKMANSQLLGLMLSDLSIDKEIISLKQSGPIASMYTDNIGGVYATVFTSESKMDVINTDKNKYSQLVNLATLVNFILTEDMDGLILNPESDNVLIPRVTLLRYSLGFEMYANNDRLSEAMYYLFKI; encoded by the coding sequence ATGACTAATCATAAACACTTGCGTACAGTAATTGAAGATATATATTCAAATGAAAATCAACTAACCGAAGAGCTTACTGCTCGTTTAATTCACGAGTTTAGATATTCTAATCTTTATATTCCTGCTAAAAGGGAAAATGATACTTTAAATTTTATTATTTATGAAGATGAAGGATCTAAACTCACACCGTTATTTACTGATATGGATGAATTCAGGAAGTTTTACAAAAACGATGAAAACATTCAGGTATTGCAAAATCCATTTGAATTATATCAAAATGTGCTTAAAACAACAGATATTGATGGTTATGTTTTAAATCCATCAACTGAGAAGTATCTTTTTAAAAAAGAATTTATTTTAGCAATAAAAAACATTCCTAAAACTAATTTTTATACAACCAACCCATATTCACAAGAGGAATTGTTATCTTTGAAAAAATCCGTTGACAATACTGATTTAGAGTCATTTATTGGGGATAGATCTTATGTTGGAGATTATGAAAGTTTATTTGAAAAAATGGCTAATTCACAATTGCTTGGATTGATGCTTTCTGATTTAAGCATTGATAAAGAGATTATTTCACTTAAACAAAGCGGACCTATCGCTTCAATGTATACTGATAATATTGGTGGTGTTTATGCAACAGTATTTACATCAGAAAGTAAAATGGATGTAATTAACACTGATAAAAACAAGTATTCCCAACTTGTTAATCTTGCAACTCTTGTAAACTTTATTTTAACTGAAGATATGGATGGACTTATTTTAAATCCTGAAAGTGATAATGTTTTAATTCCAAGAGTTACTCTTTTGAGATATTCGCTAGGTTTTGAAATGTATGCAAATAATGATAGATTATCTGAAGCAATGTATTATTTATTTAAAATTTAA
- a CDS encoding NAD(P)H-dependent glycerol-3-phosphate dehydrogenase yields MDLNVGVIGAGALGTAISQQISENISELILLLRNKELCDDINNLGYNTQYYPNSKLNDNIKATIDINDLSNCDIIFLAIPSSAFRKTLEDLKPIVKKDVIIVTTAKGIEYPSLKTMGKIIEEYFDDNYVALSGPNFASEIMLNLPTVTNIASKSYENSLKVKKVLTTKQFKVKIIDDICGIELCGILKNINAIANGICEGMNVNENARFGILTRGFKDTIMIIEAMGGKSETVHEYCGFGDLILTSTSHESRNHTLGILYGQRLIIDENASGIVFEGKNSIKAIKEICSNNNISSGTVNFVYDVIIKKITPTKAFNKLWENIE; encoded by the coding sequence ATGGATTTAAATGTAGGTGTTATTGGAGCAGGCGCATTAGGTACTGCTATTTCTCAACAGATTAGTGAAAATATATCCGAGTTAATATTGCTTTTAAGAAACAAGGAGCTTTGTGATGATATTAATAATCTGGGATATAATACCCAATACTACCCTAATTCAAAATTAAATGACAATATTAAAGCTACCATTGACATTAATGATTTATCAAATTGTGATATTATCTTTTTGGCAATACCATCATCTGCTTTTAGAAAAACTCTTGAAGATTTAAAACCTATTGTTAAAAAGGATGTTATTATAGTAACTACTGCTAAAGGAATTGAATATCCTTCCCTAAAAACTATGGGTAAAATAATTGAAGAGTATTTTGATGATAATTATGTTGCATTGTCAGGACCAAATTTTGCATCAGAAATAATGCTTAATTTACCAACAGTAACCAATATTGCTTCCAAATCCTATGAAAACTCACTTAAAGTTAAAAAGGTGCTTACAACCAAACAGTTTAAAGTGAAAATCATTGATGATATTTGCGGAATTGAACTTTGTGGTATTCTCAAAAACATCAATGCAATAGCTAACGGTATTTGTGAAGGTATGAATGTTAATGAAAATGCTCGTTTTGGTATTTTAACCAGAGGATTTAAGGATACAATAATGATTATTGAAGCTATGGGTGGTAAATCCGAAACAGTGCATGAATACTGTGGATTTGGAGATTTAATTTTAACTTCAACATCACATGAAAGCAGAAACCATACTTTAGGAATATTATATGGTCAAAGATTAATCATTGATGAAAATGCAAGTGGTATTGTATTTGAAGGTAAAAATTCAATTAAAGCTATAAAAGAGATTTGTTCAAACAACAACATCAGCAGTGGTACTGTAAACTTTGTATATGATGTAATTATTAAGAAAATAACTCCTACAAAAGCGTTTAATAAATTATGGGAAAATATTGAATAG
- a CDS encoding phosphocholine cytidylyltransferase family protein has product MIGVILSAGMGTRLRPLTDEIPKPLLEINDMTLLERMIKNCMGAGIREFILIVGYKKQKVYEIAPEFEEKLDISIKIVENNEYNETNTSVSTYIATSLIEKECLDDFILINGDNVVDPEIITRVAATKNTSLIVDNFKQLNEESFKLILDDVKTNEDNSIANGIISEIGKEIDIALSTGEFIGVSKVVKSDVASFNEILVDLIDDDRQNYYDFAYKTLSNKTTIDYVLTNGLKWTEIDDYNDWKIANELVSEFEN; this is encoded by the coding sequence ATGATTGGCGTAATTTTATCTGCAGGAATGGGAACAAGATTAAGACCTCTTACTGACGAAATTCCAAAACCTTTACTCGAGATTAATGACATGACATTACTTGAAAGAATGATTAAAAACTGTATGGGTGCTGGAATTCGCGAATTCATTTTAATTGTAGGTTATAAAAAGCAAAAAGTTTATGAAATCGCTCCTGAGTTTGAAGAAAAATTAGATATCTCAATTAAAATTGTAGAAAACAATGAATACAACGAAACAAATACTTCCGTTTCAACATACATTGCAACTTCTTTAATTGAAAAAGAATGTTTGGATGATTTTATTTTAATAAACGGAGATAATGTTGTAGATCCTGAAATCATTACAAGAGTTGCTGCTACAAAAAATACCAGTTTAATTGTTGATAACTTCAAACAACTAAATGAAGAATCATTTAAATTAATTTTAGATGATGTAAAAACCAATGAAGATAACTCAATAGCTAACGGTATTATCTCTGAAATTGGAAAAGAAATTGATATCGCATTATCAACCGGAGAGTTTATTGGTGTTTCAAAAGTTGTTAAAAGTGATGTAGCTAGTTTTAATGAGATATTAGTTGATTTAATTGATGATGACAGGCAAAACTATTATGATTTTGCATACAAAACCTTATCAAACAAAACAACTATCGATTATGTATTAACCAATGGTCTTAAATGGACTGAAATCGATGATTACAATGACTGGAAAATAGCTAATGAACTTGTTAGTGAATTTGAAAATTAA